The Capricornis sumatraensis isolate serow.1 chromosome 20, serow.2, whole genome shotgun sequence genome contains the following window.
agggccacagtgcatagggttgcaaagagttggatgaaactgaagcgacttagcacatgcgCAGGAATGAGATGGGCTGGAGTGACCAGAGAAGCCTCCTGGAGGAGATGACTTGGGCACTGAGCCCTGCAGGTACCAAACTGGGGGAAGCCCCGGGCTGGGGAGAATGAGAGCACCAGGGTGCTTAAGGACCCAGAGGAGACTGGTGCGATGGCTGCTTATCTGGAAAGACAGGGCTGCAGTCAGGAGCCAGCAGGACGTGTCGTGCGGGGCCTCGGAGGCCGCAGCTGGCAACCTGACTTCAATTCAGGTGTTAAGGGAAGCCAGGGGAGGGCTTACTTAGGCTGGCGTGTGACCTCGTCTGAGTTACTGCTGATGATTGCTGCCTCTCGTTTGCCTGGGCCTTGATATCCTCCTTTCTGCCTCCTTGTTGCCTTTTCAGCCCTGTTTCTCTCTGACAtccactccctccccaggaggCCCAGGTGTGTGGCCTGTAACAGATCCGCAGAGACCCGAGAGGAGCATGTCTGGCTCCACGCCTGCCTCTCGCCCAGCACCTGAGGGCCTCAGGTTGCTCCCAGGGAGAATTGAAACTTTGCTATCTTATCTCCCTGTCCCGGTTCAGGGCTTagtattttcttctctgtaaatagtGCAGGAGAAGCTGCCAGAGGAGAGACCCAGGTGACAAAAGGCCACCTCTTCCTCAGGCTGTGGTTTAGGGGATGTTAGAACAGATTGGAGGAAGAAGCTGTGAGTGAATTTCAATCATTCAGGATTCTTTGGGTGTCAGTGACAGAACCCCAGTACAAACTACTGtaagtttttaagaaaagagagggagagagagaggaccaTATTGGCTCATGTAACTGAGAATTCAGTCCACAGGCACTGacttcaggcatggctggatccagAGGCTCAGTGTCTTCAGGACTAGCTGTTCTTCATGGTTCTTTCCTCTGTGTTCCTTCATTATCAACAGTCTCTCCCGTTGGCAAGATAATGACTGATAGTTTCAATCTATACCCCAGCCTGTTTGCAGCGCTCCCAAATTCAGAATGTCACGTGGAGCTTCACAGCTGTATGTGACCGGCTTTGACTGAGTGACATGACTGGTCCAGAACCATTTTGGCCACAAGTTCGTGATGCTTTTAATGGCTGGTTCTGAGTACACGTGCTCATTCTGGAGTCAAGGGAAAGTTGACACGCAAGTCACATAGAATGAAAAATGGAATGGATTTGGATCACAAAATGAAATCAAGGGTCTGTTATTTGGGGAAGGGAATGAATTCTGAGCAGGCAAAGCCCCCAGAGAGACCTGAGTATTTGGGAAGCATCAGAGACCCTTCCCAGTTTGGGACCCTGGGGAGATGGGGGATGCTATAggtgagaccccccccccccaccccgccacacacacacacacaccaagtgcCCTCCAGCTATCATGCTGTCTGTGACGGGTTATTGTTTTTTCAGATTGAGAAGCTCCTGTTCTTCCCTCCATGCCCCTCATCCCTCTCCCAGGCTATTTGGGAATGGAGTCATTATCTTCACAGGAGAATGCATCCCAGGCTTAAAGCCTGAGTAACAGAAATGCGTGGAGGTGGCAATTCAAGGGAAGGCCAGACTGGGCTTCTCAGGGGTGTGGTGGCGTTTCACCTCTCCTAACACGTGTGGTGGCCCCTGGTAGCCACCCTCTTCCTTTCTGGTTCAGAAGAGACTGAGGGAGTCTCAGGAGTTGATCATAAAAGGGTTTGCCCCCACCTCGGAGGCCTCACGAaaccttgcaggcagacgctgcTTTCTCATTCTTTATTCAGCTATCCTTCACCCCCTGCTAACATGAGGAATAGCAAGGATGTGAAGATTTCCAAAGAGAGTGCCCCAGCCCAGTTGCAGGGAGAGCCTTCACTGGTGTCTGTCTCCTGCCAAGCAGCAAGGAGGTTGGCTCCCAGTCCAGGGAGGACCCAGCCTGGTGTTTCCCCCGATTTATTTTTAGCTCTAAAGCCACTCCTCAAATCTGGCTATAAATACCACTTTCCTCCACGCACTTTGGCCGTCAGCATGCTTGTTCCTGTGTGCTGGGGCATTCAGATTCCCACCTCACTGCAACCACAGTCTACAGCTGGCATCTGGGCCAGCTTCCCAACTCAGAAGAAAGTACCTGTTCATCCTTCAGGTGTTCATTTGTACAATAAATAGTCACAGGCACCTACTCTTCTGTGCTGGACTCTGTGTAATCAACAGGGCTGATTTTCCAGCTGGGACTACCAAAGCACACTTGTTCCTGCACCTTGAATCATCTGGGACCCTCAGGGATGCATTCCAGAGCCCCAGGCCTGGTATGTGATGCTTTAGGCAATGATGTTGATggacctcactttcctcatctgtaaaatagagataatgatGCCGCCTTCATGGGCTTCCTAAGATGATGAGAGAGGGTGGGCAATTGTGGTGGTGTGGGGCAGCttaagggaaagagaagaaagagggagTCCTCTGTGGGCCTTGCTAGAATTGCTGGGATGCCCAGTGAGCCAGCAAGTGAGAGGCTGGAGCCCAGGTCTCAAACTGGCAACCCCCAACAACCCCAATCTAGCCCCCAGGTGTTCTAGCCCAGCAcaggtaacaaaagcaaaaatagatgaattggactacatcaaaattaaacacttctgtgcatcaaaggacacaaTCAGCAGAAtgaaaggcaacctacagaataggGGAAAATATCTGAGAATCAAGTGTCTGAGaaggagttaatatccagaatatataaagacctCCTACAACGCAACAACAAGCAgcttgattaaaaaatgggcagagactaactagacatttttccaaacaagatatacaaatagctgataagtacatgaaaagatattcaatatcactaatcatgagggaaatacaagtcaaaacctcaatgagatattacctcacagtcagaatggctgttatcaaaaggacaaaaaataacaagtgttggtgagaatgtggagaaaagggaacccctgtgcactgttggtgggattgtaaattggttcagcactatggaaaatagtggagttttctcaaaagaattaaacatagaattaccatataacccagaaattccactttggGGTACATACCCCAAAGACGTGAAAGCAGATCCTCTAGGAGATACTTGCACATATCCATGTTCacggcagcattattcacagtagccaagaggtGGGCACAAACTCCAGTGTccattgatgctgctgctgctgctgccgctaagtcgcttcagtcgtgtccccatggactctgtgtgaccccatagagggcagcccaccaggctctcccatccctgggattctccaggcaagaacactggagggggttgccatttccttctccagtgcatgaaagtgaaaagtgaaagtgaagtcgctcagttgtgtccgaccctcagtgaccccatggactgcagcccaccaggctcctccatccatgggattttccaggcaagagtactggagtggggtgccattgccttctcccgtccattgatgaatgaataatgaatggGTAGGCAAAATGTGACatatccatacaatagaatattattcagccttaaaaagaaaggaaattctgacccatgctacaacatgggtgaacctcaaGGACattattttaagtgaaagaagccaatcacaaaaagacAGATACTCCATGAGTCCACTTATATGAGGCATCTagagtagtcagattcatagagacagaaataaaatgggggttaccaggggctgggggcagaaggaaaccgagttggaaaaaaaaaaaattagttgctAGTATTGAAGATTCTGAAAATGTAACAGGAGAttctggatttctggcttctctggaATGACCCTCAGCCAGCATTGTCACATTACAAGTAGCTGAGTTGGGTGGGGATGTACCCAGTTGGTCCCACCACCTCTGGTCATCTATCCCCCTACTGCAGAGCCGTGGCAGTACTTGCTGTCACCTCTGCCTAAAGGCTTATGGGTGAGGGGGCAACAGGCGGCTGAGTCCATATGTATTCATGAAGAGTCTCTGGGCAGAAGAGTCTGTGAGCCTGGCCTATAGAGGGCAAATACCTTTTCTAGAGGTTTCCAACATCATTTAAAGCATGAAGCCTCCCCTCAGGCCAAGGACCTTAGGCAGATGTGGCGGGTGGGACCTACTGGGGGGACCTGGTCCCCCCTCCATCCCCCAACCCAAAGGATTGGAGAGCCCTGTTCTGGCTGAGGGGGTAACTGAGGTCTAGAGAGAAGAGGAGTTTTGGTTAAGTTCTCACAAAAGAGTTTATCTTTAGGGACGCatccacttttttatttttcattgagaaGGTGCTCATCAGATCAGAAGCAGATGCTGCTGATGCTCATGCCCACAGTATCTGAGCCCTCCTCTCAGTTTACCTGTTAAATAGTGCCCAGCGGAAGAGCTTTCTCTGGTCCCTGGGAGATGGCTTAGTGTTGGCAGGACATTATGGAAATCCGGAGGATGAAGAATCCTTGGGGCAACTCTGCACCTGCGAGGCATGAGCTTTCGGAAGTGACTTCCATTCAGTGCCTCCGTGGGCCCAGGCGCCGCTGAGCCCTGCTGCCCGCTGCCCTTCCTGTGCGTTCAGGTcattctcctgccctctccctcacTCTTGCTTCTGGTCCAGGTGAGCCTCTGACATCCTAGATTTTGCCTGAGGCTGGGCTTTGGGAGAACTGGGGAGGTTTCCGCCTTTCAGGCTACACTGCCCCTCCGAGTCCTCTGTTTTAAATGCACGTGGTTTTCTGCTTCCTTCCCCATCCAGGACATCACCAGCCTGCTGCACACCATCTACGAGGTGGTCGATTCCTCAGTCAACCACTCCCCGACATCGAGCAAGACGCTGCGGGTCAAGCTCACGGTGGCCCCCGATGGGAGCCAGAGCAAAAAGGGCATCGTCCTCAATCACCCCGGTGAGGGCTGGCAGGCCATGCTGGCCACGGGGTCGTCCACTCCAGGCTCTCAGGGAGGCTCAGGGCCCACATGGGAGGAGtgcgggggtggggctggggagcctAGGGCTTTTCCTGTGAGCTGCTCTGTGGACAAGTAGGGTTTGAGCAGGTTCTTGAAGGACCAGGGTTTGGATAGGGAAGGAGTTCTAGAGATGGAAGGCCCTGGGTGAGCAAAGCGTTGGAGGTGGGCCTGGGCATGGGGAGAGTGGGCAAGTGTGCCGAGCCTCGAGGGTGGCTAAGAGGTCTGGGAGGAGGTGAGTCTGGGGAAGGAGTTAAGCCAGGCACATAGCTGCAAGACCCCTCTATTTAGTCCTGGCTCGGAGAACCCTCCCCACAGAGCTATTGTGAAGCTTCTGTGGGCCAGTTTTTAAGGACTGTGTGCTAGGCAGCCTGGGAAGGGCCGGGAGGTGGGTGGGCACAGGAGCAAGCCACTCACCCATTTGTTTTTTGGATGGGACTCAGACCTGCAGAGTGCCAGGCCCAGAGCCGAGACCAAGCCCGCCGAGGAGCTGCGAAGCTGGGAGAAGAAGCAGCGGGCCCTCCTCAGGTAAGGCGGTCCCAAGCACGGGTTGAGCACCAGCTGTGTACCAGCTTCTAAGGGATTTCAAGCAGgaggctgcagtctgcagcctgCAGCCTCCTGGGGCGGGAAGTGGTAGTGGAGGTGGGGGGGTGTGACTTAAGAGGACAGGTTCACAAATCAAGCTCAGTTTCCAAAATACCTAAATGTAGGTCTGCGTTGCTTCATCCAAAATGCTGTGGGCCAGATTTGTTTTGGAATTTGGCATTTGTTGAGTTTTAGAAAGGTGCTCCCACTGTATTTCTGTTTGAGGTCTGAGCAGCAACCCAGGATTTAGCACAGAAATATTTCTGCAGGGACATGTATAAATATTCACGCTAAGTGAGATAAAGACTATAGCTACCTTCACATCTGTTTAGAGCAAGTTTGGCTGCCAAACGAGTTATGGAAAATCTTTGTTTTGGGGTGTTTTGGATTTCAGAAATGTGGATAAAGGATTGTAAGACTGCAATTAGCTTTCacctgttgtttttctttaactGCAAGGAAGGAAgtaaagggagggagggagaaaagagagagactgaGTAAAGTAACCTGTTGAGTTAAACAGTGATATAATGTAATAGTAACGTGGGAGGCATGAAGATGTATCAGTATCTACTGTGTATGTGGAAAGGAAATGACTGGGATTTGAGAAATAGTAgcacagtggggagagagaaggtgggatCCAAGCAGGGACACAGCATGGTGTGAGGAGAGGGCTAGGAATCAGGGGTGCCCAGGCTGGCTACAGATGTGGGAGGCTGTCCTaaggggagcagggaggaggcaaGCTAGCATGGACAGATCACAGAGACCcttgatcacacacacacacacacacacacacacacacacacacacacacaccattacacacacacactgggacaGCCCATGCTGGATTTTGCGAGTTTGCTGACCTCGACTCCAATGACTTGGGGGCGTCTGTTCTCCCCACCCCCTGGGGAGCCAGGCACACACTGGGGGCACAGGGCTAGAAGCCTGGCTCTGAACCATCTTTTTGATCAGttactttctcccttgctttggcccagggaggccaggcaggggAGGAAAAGCAGggccagagtactgaagtggtcACTCCCTCCCCCGCTCCCAAGACCCAGACCGAAATTAACAGAGGGTCCAGAAATGCTTGTCTGGTGACTTCCCAGGAGCTTTGTGAGACCTCTCCCACTGTGAGGCCAGGGCCCACCCTCTCGCTTGCCTTCCCCGAAAGGTTCCAGGGTGACAGCCATCTGGAGCAGTCCGGCTGCTACCACCATTGCGTGGATGAGAACATTGAGAGGAGAAACCACTACTTAGATCTCGCCGGGATCGAAAACTACACATCCCAGTTTGGGCCTGGTAAGGGAGCGCCTTTACTTGAGCGGGTGGCCAGGGGAGGGCGTGGCCGGGCGGGCAGGTGGGCGGGGCGAAGGTGTTCACTGGCTCCCTGGGCTGGGGGGAGGCGTAGCTTTTGCTAGAGTGATTCTAGTCTTCGAGGAGACGGTCCTGAAAACTTTTGAAAGATTAAAGTAATACATGTACGAAGTTGAACAAAATCAAATATTATCCAAGGGTTTCTAATTCAGTGAAAACAGCAGTTCAGCGCTGTTTCCTGACCCGCCCCCCACCCAGTTTCCCTCTCTTCCAGTGAGGACCCCGGGCTTGGTTAAGCAAAACACCGCTCTGTCTTTATGAGCCCTTGACATCTTGGCTCTTGCTATGATAAATGAAGACGCAGCCCACTTAATTTCACTCCCCTCGGCgcccttctccccctcctcctgtgTTTAATTCCTCTCTGGGTTACCTCTGTAAGTAAAGGAACATGCTCATAGATTTTCTTCGTGCCCCGGTGGCCTTAGACAGTTAACagtgtctctgtctcctctcttttCAAACTCTCAGAAGgagaattaattatttttaaagacctaACAAAGAAACAGTTTTTTCCCCACTTAGCAGATGGCAAATTTCCATGCGAGAAACTCTCCTCCAAGACAGGGAGGAGCCGGCAGTGGGTGGGGAAGAGGAGCTCTGATAAGGAACAGCTGCCTCTCTCCGTATGGGAGAACCGGGGGTGCGGGTGATTTCTGGGGCACCCTGCGAcaccagcacacagtaggtgctcactaAACGTCTGTTGCGTTGACTCCTAGGCTCCCCGTCAGTGGCCCAGAAGTCAGAACTGCCCCCTCGCGCCTCCAACCCTACTCGATCTCGCTCCCACGAGCCGGAAGCCATCCACGTCCCACACCGCAAGCCCCCGGGCGCGGACCCCGGCTCCTTCCACTTTCTTGACGCCCCCTTCGCCAAGGCCTCGGAGGTCCAGCAGCGGCTCCGGGGCGGCACCCAGGACGGGAGCAAGCACTTTGTGAGGTCCCCCAAGGCCCAGGGCAAGAGCGTGGGTGTGGGCCACATGGCCAGAGGGGCGCGAAGCAAGCCCCCCGGGGGACCCGCGGTCCCTGCGGTGGCCCCGTCGGCCCACCTGGCCGCCAGCCCggccctccttcccaccctggcGCCCCTCGGGCACCGGAAGCACAAGCACCGCGCCAAGGAGAGCCAGCAAGGGTGCCGGGGCCTGCAGGCGCCGCTGGCCGTGGGTGGCACCGTCGTGGGGCGGGACCACCTGAGGGAGCTGCCCGCCGTGGTGGTGTACGAGAGCCAGGCCGGCCAGGCGGTCCAGAGACAcgaacatcaccaccaccacgaacaccaccaccattaccatcACTTCTACCAGACATAGAGACATagagccccgccccctgccccgcccccaccataTGAAggacccctcccccagcccccaaggcattattattctattaattattgttattatgacgattattgtttattaataattattgttACTCCACTAATATTCAGCTAGCCTCCATGTAGAAGATATATGGAAACACAGAActaaacttttatttatatgttgTGGGGACTGCATAACTTACCCAAGAAGTGACTGTGGGTTT
Protein-coding sequences here:
- the NKD1 gene encoding protein naked cuticle homolog 1 is translated as MGKLHSKPAAVCKRRESPEGDSFAVSAAWARKGIEEWIGRQRCPGGSSGPRQLRAAGTVGRGTRELVGEVFRETLSEEEEEDFRLEVALPPEKTDGLASGDEKRMEKSGEPCPGSKKQLKFEELQCDVSVEEDSRQEWTFTLYDFDNNGKVTREDITSLLHTIYEVVDSSVNHSPTSSKTLRVKLTVAPDGSQSKKGIVLNHPDLQSARPRAETKPAEELRSWEKKQRALLRFQGDSHLEQSGCYHHCVDENIERRNHYLDLAGIENYTSQFGPGSPSVAQKSELPPRASNPTRSRSHEPEAIHVPHRKPPGADPGSFHFLDAPFAKASEVQQRLRGGTQDGSKHFVRSPKAQGKSVGVGHMARGARSKPPGGPAVPAVAPSAHLAASPALLPTLAPLGHRKHKHRAKESQQGCRGLQAPLAVGGTVVGRDHLRELPAVVVYESQAGQAVQRHEHHHHHEHHHHYHHFYQT